The Fibrobacter sp. UWH4 genomic interval GCTGGAAAACCAGCGGAGCCCTGTTCATGGAAACCATGGCCGATTCCGCAAAGGCAACCTGCGACTTTTTCAAGGGTCACATCTGCTTTATCAACGTGCTACGCCGCATGTCCGTGGACTGCGACTGCGCGGGCCTTTCTGCAGCGGAGCCCAAGTGCCGCGACATCGGCATTCTCGCTTCCACAGACATCGTGGCGGTGGACCAGGCCAGCGTTGACATGGTTTACAAGCTCCCGCCCAAGGAACTTCACGACCTCAAGGAACGCATCGAGACCCGCGAAGGCCTGCACCAGTTGCCCGCCATGGAAAAACTGAAGATGGGTAACCGTAAATACAGGATTATCGAACTGTAGCCTAGTTCGCGATAGTGCCGTAGACAATTTTTCGTCACCGTCGCGGATTATGTTATATTTCTAAGAAAAGGCAGGTAAAATATGTCCCTTGGAATTCCAGAAATAATCCTAATTGTGGTCGTGGTGCTTCTTTTGTTCGGGGCAAAGCGCATTCCTGAACTCGCACGTTCCCTGGGCAAGGCCCAGAACGAGTACAAGAAGGCGAAAGACGCCCTGAAGGAAGAGGCTGAAGACCTGCAGAAGACGGTGGAAAAAGCCGCCGAGGCTGAAGATAAGAAAGGCTGATGACCTCCAAACAGGATCAAGAGGCAACGCTGATTTCGCATTTGGAAGCGCTCCGTCGGGCGCTTTTGCGTTCTATTATCGCCCTTGCCATCGGCATCGTGCCCCTGTTCCTTGTTTCGCCCTACGTTCTGGACTGGTTCTGTAAGCAAATCGCCCTGCAGGGCGGCGTCACGCTCCATTACTTTTCCCCGATGGAAGTGTTCCTGCTGCAGCTCAAGATTTCTGCTCTGCTGGACTGCGTGCTGTTTTCGCCCTACATCGCCTGGAACATGTGGCAGTTCGTGCTCCCCGCCCTATACGACAACGAAAAGCGATTCATCCGCTCCATCGTGGCCATGACCAGCGGGCTCTTTATCGCGGGCGTCGCCTTCTGCCTTGTCGTCTGCTTCCCGCTGATTGTGCAGTTCGGCATGAGCTTTGCAAGCACGACCTTGCAACCCGTATTCGGAGTCTCTAACCTAGTGACACTCGCGCTTTGGCTTTCGCTTGCGTTCGGATGCATGTTCCAGTTCCCGTTGGTGACCTACGCCCTTATCCGTGCGGGCATCGTGAATTACGAGACCGTCTGCGGCAAGCGCCCCTACGTGGTGGTGGCAATCCTTGTGCTGGCGGCTCTCCTCACGCCCCCCGATGTTGTTAGCCAATTGTTGCTCGGAGTCCCGACGTACCTGCTCTTCGAAGCGGGTCTCCTTGCGGCCAGGCATTACAAGGGGCGCGCCTTGAAAGAAGTCCATCCCGAAAATGCCCCGAACATCGCACCGCGAGATTCGACCGCAACCGCGACAGAATCAGAGACTGCGCAGACCACAGCGACGAACGAATCCGCGAAAGACCTCGCAGAAACCGACGCTCCCGCAACCGACGACATCGATTTCGCGGCCCCTTCTTCCAAGTTCCAGGTCGGCGCAGAAAAAGACGCCGACAAGTGGAAACCTTATTGATTTTTAGAAAAATTTATTTGCCTTAGAGTCAACTCTAAGTGATATATTAGAAGTATGAAAAAGTTTGTCTCAAAAGA includes:
- a CDS encoding twin-arginine translocase TatA/TatE family subunit yields the protein MSLGIPEIILIVVVVLLLFGAKRIPELARSLGKAQNEYKKAKDALKEEAEDLQKTVEKAAEAEDKKG
- the tatC gene encoding twin-arginine translocase subunit TatC yields the protein MTSKQDQEATLISHLEALRRALLRSIIALAIGIVPLFLVSPYVLDWFCKQIALQGGVTLHYFSPMEVFLLQLKISALLDCVLFSPYIAWNMWQFVLPALYDNEKRFIRSIVAMTSGLFIAGVAFCLVVCFPLIVQFGMSFASTTLQPVFGVSNLVTLALWLSLAFGCMFQFPLVTYALIRAGIVNYETVCGKRPYVVVAILVLAALLTPPDVVSQLLLGVPTYLLFEAGLLAARHYKGRALKEVHPENAPNIAPRDSTATATESETAQTTATNESAKDLAETDAPATDDIDFAAPSSKFQVGAEKDADKWKPY